A genome region from Panicum virgatum strain AP13 chromosome 4K, P.virgatum_v5, whole genome shotgun sequence includes the following:
- the LOC120702426 gene encoding aspartyl protease AED1-like: MVVVLPLLLVLLLGGSSPTALAAADEHDEFTVLDLSSLKPHAACSGHRVTPPHNGSWVPLYHPLGPCSPSYRGTLAAPPSLADLLRQDRLRARHIHGKVSGHFRESKGSYKEPVAVEETQVHHQAAITIAMGTQSTSSQVRTGFIGPAATGDDGTSGGPPAVSQTVVLDTTSDVPWVDCVPCALAECPYYDPARSSSYAAFPCNSSACKQLGPYANGCAGNQCQYRVAYPDGSSSSGTYSSDLLTISSGHTVTDFRFGCNQNGGGGGGPSPTNGFLALGRGAQSLMAQTSSTYGNAFSYCLPQSESDKGFFQIGVPGGAAYRFAMTPMLRDPRAPAQYRALLAAVTVGGQPLNVAPEAFAAGAVLDSRTAITRLPLTVYGALRAAFRDRMAAYRRAPPRPEAELDTCYDFAGVRYVRLPRIALVFDRNAVVELDRSGILFGDCLAFTANDDDSAPTILGNTQQRTIEVLHDVGGGNIGFRRQAC, translated from the exons ATGGTTGTTGTTTTGCCACTGCTACTAGTCCTCTTGCTCGGTGGTTCTTCACCAACTGCCCTTGCAGCTGCTGACGAACACGACGAGTTCACAGTCCTGGACCTGAGCTCGCTCAAGCCACATGCCGCCTGCTCCGGACATAGGG TGACGCCGCCCCACAACGGCAGCTGGGTGCCGTTGTATCACCCTCTTGGCCCGTGCTCGCCGTCGTATAGGGGTAccttggcggcgccgccgtcgttgGCCGACCTGCTCCGGCAGGACCGCCTCCGCGCCCGCCACATCCATGGCAAGGTGTCCGGCCATTTCCGCGAGAGCAAGGGCTCCTACAAGGAACCGGTGGCTGTCGAGGAGACCCAGGTCCATCACCAGGCCGCCATTACAATCGCGATGGGCACACAATCCACGAGCTCCCAGGTCCGAACCGGTTTCATCGgtccggcggcgaccggcgacgaCGGGACCTCCGGCGGCCCGCCGGCGGTGTCCCAGACGGTGGTGCTGGACACGACGAGCGACGTGCCGTGGGTGGACTGCGTGCCCTGCGCCCTCGCGGAGTGCCCCTACTACGACCCCGCCCGGTCGAGCAGCTACGCCGCCTTCCCCTGCAACTCCTCCGCCTGCAAGCAGCTCGGCCCCTACGCCAACGGCTGCGCCGGCAACCAGTGCCAGTACCGCGTCGCCTACCCCGACGGCTCCTCCTCGTCGGGGACCTACAGCTCCGACCTCCTCACCATCAGCTCCGGCCACACCGTCACCGACTTCAGGTTCGGCTGCAAccagaacggcggcggcggcggcgggccgagcCCGACCAACGGGTTCTTGGCGCTCGGGCGCGGCGCGCAGTCGCTGATGGCCCAGACCTCGTCCACCTACGGCAACGCCTTCTCCTACTGCCTCCCGCAGAGCGAGAGCGACAAGGGCTTCTTCCAGATCGGCgtgcccggcggcgcggcctacAGGTTCGCCATGACGCCGATGCTCCGGGACCCGCGGGCCCCCGCGCAGTACCGCGCGCTACTGGCGGCCGTCACCGTCGGCGGGCAGCCGCTCAACGTGGCCCCCGAGgcgttcgccgccggcgcggtgcTGGACTCGCGCACCGCCATCACCCGCCTGCCGCTGACGGTGTACGGGGCGCTGCGCGCGGCGTTCAGGGACAGGATGGCCGCGtaccgccgggcgccgccgcggccggaggCGGAGCTGGACACCTGCTACGACTTCGCCGGCGTCCGCTACGTCCGGCTGCCGAGGATCGCGCTGGTGTTCGACCGGAACGCCGTCGTGGAGCTGGACCGGTCGGGGATCCTGTTCGGCGACTGCCTCGCCTTCACGGccaacgacgacgacagcgcGCCGACGATCCTCGGGAACACGCAGCAGCGGACCATCGAGGTGCTCCACGACGTCGGCGGCGGGAACATCGGGTTCCGCCGCCAAGCGTGCTGA